The following coding sequences lie in one Miscanthus floridulus cultivar M001 chromosome 9, ASM1932011v1, whole genome shotgun sequence genomic window:
- the LOC136481588 gene encoding putative disease resistance protein RGA1: MAGVLDALASYIQNMLMQMAADEVHMLLGVSGEIDNMDIKLRDLKNILADADRRNITDQSVQAWGIELRNAMYDAIDILDLCQLKAMERGQRHDAGCFNPLLFCIRNPLHAHDIGSRIKNLNKKLDGIKARGASFKFMNLGTYEDRGRNVVSYPSGRETSGGLDESGLVGDQIEEDTTNLVEMLTKKYPTDDDKSNKIIIFSIVGIGGIGKTTLAQKIFNSEVIKHEFTKKIWLSVNQDFNNTEMLRRVIIEVGGNTNACGISKVALEQTLIEALKGHKTLLIMDDVWDYNIWEGVLRTPFVNAMLAQGSRVLVTTRHEIVARQMKAEEPYHRIDKLGLEDAWLLLKKQVVTDVNDEPQVEILKDIGMRLVEKCDGLPLGVKVMGGLLRQKRIRRTDWQNVLDDSLWSVSQMPKELNYAIYLSYEDLQPCLKPCFLHYSLLPRGTWFSVHDIVGMWISEGFVHGTLRDLEKIGREYYDQLIQRNLIEPDKRYLDQLVCNMHDIVRSFAHNMLGDEALIAHNSKIGIDKLKSQKFFRLSLQSKGSEQHDLEWCSLQTQTSLRTLILFGNIKIKPGDSFVSLSSLRTLHLDSVKIDAIAESLYLLKHLRYLSIQNSNTSKLPEDIGKLKFLQYISLSGCQSLANLPSSIGVLQDLRSLILHRTNVRVIPREFSGLTSLRKLFGFPAHMDCDHCSLEELGPLCQLTDLHISFLENVASSSMAMKAKLGEKNRLRYLSLCCTSRLGDDGLLVKEEEGISQKEKRQIEEVFDELCPPLGLEYLNIKGYFGQRLPRWMMPTAVAPLRSLRILTMPDLVCCTELPSGLSQLPCLELLQIARAPAIKRVGLEFLQPSNHVGVAFPRLHELIFDRFVEWEEWEWEEQVKAMPILEMLKLSLCKLSHMPPGLAFHAKALKKLYIYDVKNLRSLENFASVVHLEVLRNTGLERISNLLKLQNLSIQYCPEMKVLEGMPALQRLNLEDYAMETVPRYLPDVNPRHLLLYCSLSLLTSIATGKSGPEWHKFRHIQQFKAYGSPRKGYVLYTRDPFRFQTNISRSAIAQARRHRRRFRYFETCPIDEEEWLVEGRTCADKRLPLCLRFRWQAYAHLKFWLRGRACLHCREAARVAAPSNQWTEAQGLACTQWGINGLTAPQQQKGRPRS; encoded by the exons ATGGCCGGTGTCCTAGATGCTTTGGCGTCCTACATCCAAAACATGCTCATGCAGATGGCGGCAGATGAGGTGCATATGTTGCTTGGAGTGTCCGGTGAGATTGATAACATGGACATCAAGCTTCGGGATCTGAAGAACATCCTCGCTGATGCTGATAGGAGGAACATCACAGACCAAAGTGTCCAAGCATGGGGGATAGAGCTAAGGAATGCTATGTATGATGCCATTGACATCCTCGACCTGTGCCAGCTCAAGGCCATGGAGCGAGGCCAAAGGCATGATGCCGGATGCTTCAACCCGTTGCTCTTCTGCATACGGAATCCCCTACATGCCCATGACATTGGAAGCCGCATCAAGAACCTTAACAAGAAGCTAGATGGCATCAAGGCACGTGGTGCATCATTCAAATTCATGAACCTTGGTACTTATGAGGACCGTGGAAGAAACGTGGTATCATATCCTTCTGGTCGTGAGACGTCAGGGGGGCTTGACGAATCTGGTTTGGTTGGTGATCAGATCGAAGAGGACACAACAAATCTAGTGGAGATGCTAACAAAGAAGTATCCAACCGACGACGACAAATCCAACAAAATAATCATTTTCTCCATTGTGGGAATTGGTGGGATTGGTAAaaccacccttgctcaaaagATCTTCAACAGTGAAGTCATAAAACATGAGTTCACGAAGAAAATATGGTTGAGTGTCAACCAAGACTTCAACAATACTGAAATGCTAAGGAGAGTTATTATCGAAGTTGGTGGAAACACCAATGCTTGTGGAATTTCAAAGGTGGCACTGGAACAGACTCTAATAGAAGCTTTGAAGGGACACAAAACCTTATTAATAATGGATGATGTCTGGGACTACAATATATGGGAAGGTGTGCTTAGAACTCCCTTTGTCAATGCCATGCTAGCTCAAGGTAGCCGTGTGCTGGTCACCACAAGGCATGAGATAGTGGCACGTCAGATGAAGGCTGAGGAGCCCTACCATCGTATTGACAAACTTGGGCTTGAAGATGCATGGTTGCTGCTCAAGAAGCAG GTTGTTACAGACGTAAATGATGAGCCCCAGGTTGAAATACTAAAGGATATTGGAATGAGACTTGTTGAAAAATGTGATGGTTTACCTCTTGGGGTCAAAGTAATGGGAGGTCTCCTGCGTCAGAAAAGGATAAGACGAACCGACTGGCAAAATGTCTTAGATGATTCTCTATGGTCAGTATCACAAATGCCTAAAGAGCTAAATTATGCAATATATCTTAGCTATGAAGATCTGCAGCCTTGTTTGAAGCCTTGCTTTTTGCACTATTCCCTCCTTCCGAGGGGCACATGGTTTTCTGTTCATGACATTGTTGGCATGTGGATTAGTGAAGGATTTGTTCATGGAACTTTACGTGACCTAGAAAAAATTGGAAGGGAATACTATGATCAGTTAATACAGCGGAACCTTATTGAGCCAGATAAGAGATATCTTGATCAATTAGTTTGCAACATGCATGATATTGTTCGGTCATTTGCTCATAACATGTTGGGAGATGAAGCACTCATAGCTCACAACAGTAAAATTGGTATTGACAAACTTAAATCGCAAAAGTTTTTTAGATTATCTCTCCAAAGCAAAGGATCAGAACAACATGATTTGGAGTGGTGTTCTCTCCAAACACAGACATCACTGAGAACACTAATTTTATTTGGTAATATAAAGATTAAGCCAGGTGATTCATTTGTTTCTCTTTCAAGTCTTCGAACACTACATTTGGACAGTGTAAAAATTGATGCAATAGCCGAATCTTTGTATCTGCTGAAACATTTGAGGTATTTGTCAATACAAAACAGTAATACATCCAAGTTACCAGAAGACATAGGCAAGTTGAAATTCTTGCAGTACATTAGCCTTTCTGGTTGTCAGAGTTTGGCTAATCTTCCCAGTAGCATTGGAGTGCTACAAGACTTGAGGTCTCTCATACTTCACCGAACAAATGTAAGGGTTATACCAAGGGAATTTAGTGGCCTAACTTCTTTGAGGAAGTTATTTGGATTTCCAGCCCACATGGACTGTGATCACTGTAGTTTGGAGGAACTAGGGCCTCTCTGCCAGCTAACAGATCTTCATATCAGTTTCTTGGAGAATGTAGCTTCTTCCTCAATGGCTATGAAGGCCAAACTTGGTGAAAAGAATCGCCTAAGATATCTGTCACTGTGTTGCACCAGTAGACTTGGCGATGATGGCCTGTTGGTAAAAGAGGAAGAAGGGATCTCACAGAAAGAGAAGAGGCAAATCGAGGAGGTTTTTGATGAGCTCTGCCCTCCACTTGGCTTAGAATACCTTAACATTAAAGGGTATTTTGGTCAGCGGCTCCCAAGATGGATGATGCCGACAGCAGTCGCACCACTTCGGAGCTTGAGGATTCTAACGATGCCTGACTTGGTCTGCTGCACAGAGCTTCCTAGTGGCTTGAGTCAGCTCCCCTGCTTGGAGCTTCTGCAGATTGCTCGTGCCCCAGCAATCAAGCGTGTTGGGCTTGAATTCCTACAACCAAGCAATCATGTAGGGGTTGCGTTTCCCAGATTACATGAGTTGATTTTTGATAGATTTGTCGAATGGGAGGAATGGGAGTGGGAGGAACAAGTCAAAGCGATGCCTATCTTGGAGATGCTTAAACTCAGTTTGTGCAAATTGAGCCACATGCCTCCTGGCCTTGCCTTCCACGCAAAGGCTTTGAAGAAATTATACATATATGATGTCAAGAACCTAAGGTCTTTGGAGAACTTTGCTTCTGTTGTCCACCTCGAAGTGTTGAGGAACACTGGCCTGGAGAGGATCAGTAATCTACTGAAACTGCAGAACCTCAGCATCCAATACTGCCCAGAGATGAAGGTATTGGAGGGCATGCCTGCACTACAGAGACTCAATCTGGAGGATTATGCCATGGAAACTGTCCCCAGGTATCTGCCAGATGTGAACCCAAGGCATTTACTGCTATATTGTTCCTTGTCGCTGCTCACATCCATAGCAACAGGGAAATCTGGTCCTGAGTGGCACAAGTTTCGCCACATCCAGCAATTCAAAGCCTATGGCAGTCCAAGGAAGGGGTATGTTCTGTACACAAGGGACCCTTTCCGCTTTCAGACAAATATCAGCCGCTCTGCTATTGCTCAAG CACGCAGGCACCGCAGGAGGTTTCGATATTTTGAAACATGTCCTATTGATGAAGAAGAGTGGCTAGTAGAAGGACGCACATGTGCCGACAAACGCCTGCCCCTCTGCCTACGCTTCCG GTGGCAGGCCTATGCTCACTTGAAATTCTGGCTGCGTGGACGAGCGTGCCTGCACTGCAGGGAAGCCGCAAGGGTAGCGGCACCTTCGAACCAATGGACTGAAGCACAAGGGTTGGCATGTACTCAGTGGGGTATCAATGGATTGACTGCACCGCAGCAACAAAAGGGTAGACCAAGATCGTAA
- the LOC136479512 gene encoding uncharacterized protein: MRIIFFSYSGICGRNQVVREVNDEPQVEILKNIRMKLVEKRDGLPLGVKVMGGILGQKRIRRTDWQKVLDDSLCEGFVHGTSDDLEEIEREYYDELIERNLIEPDKNYVDQEVCNMHDIVRSFAHNVLGDEALIAHNTEIGISDKLKSEKLIRLSLANKGLEAHDMEWRSLQTQISLRTLISVGNIKTKPDFRAPAIKCVGLEFLQPSNHVGVAFPILQKLWFEGMVEWEEWVWEEQVKGMPILEVFVLKMCKLRRVPPGLAFHAMALKKLCIYDVRHLSSLENFASVVHLDVFRNTHLQRISNLPKLQNLIIVMCPEMKVLEGMPTLQRLTLEDYVVETVPRYLPDVNPRHLQLDCSLTLLTAIAAGKFGPEWHKFSHTQQVKAYAQDVRHLRKWPQG; this comes from the exons atgagaataatcttcttctcgtacagtggtatttgcggcaggaaccag GTTGTCAGAGAAGTAAATGATGAGCCCCAGGTTGAAATACTAAAGAATATTCGAATGAAACTTGTAGAAAAACGTGATGGTTTACCGCTTGGGGTCAAAGTAATGGGAGGTATCCTGGGTCAGAAAAGGATAAGACGAACCGACTGGCAAAAGGTGTTAGATGATTCTCTATG TGAAGGATTTGTTCATGGAACATCAGATGACTTAGAAGAAATTGAAAGGGAATACTATGATGAGTTAATAGAGCGCAACCTTATTGAGCCAGATAAGAACTATGTTGATCAAGAAGTTTGCAACATGCATGATATTGTACGGTCATTTGCTCATAACGTGCTTGGAGATGAAGCACTCATAGCTCACAATACTGAAATAGGTATTAGTGACAAACTTAAATCAGAAAAGTTGATTCGATTATCATTGGCAAACAAAGGATTAGAAGCTCATGACATGGAATGGCGTTCTCTACAAACACAAATATCACTGAGAACACTGATTTCAGTTGGTAATATAAAGACTAAGCCAG ATTTTCGTGCCCCAGCAATCAAGTGTGTTGGGCTTGAATTCCTACAACCAAGCAATCATGTAGGGGTTGCGTTTCCCATATTGCAGAAGCTGTGGTTTGAGGGAATGGTCGAATGGGAGGAATGGGTGTGGGAGGAACAAGTGAAAGGCATGCCTATCTTGGAGGTGTTTGTACTCAAAATGTGCAAGTTGAGGCGTGTGCCACCTGGGCTTGCCTTCCACGCAATGGCTTTGAAGAAATTATGTATATATGATGTCAGGCATCTAAGCTCTTTGGAGAACTTTGCTTCTGTTGTCCACCTCGATGTGTTCAGAAACACTCACCTGCAGAGGATCAGTAATCTACCCAAACTGCAGaacctcatcatcgtcatgtgtCCAGAGATGAAGGTATTGGAGGGCATGCCTACACTACAGAGACTCACTTTGGAGGATTATGTCGTGGAAACAGTCCCCAGGTATCTGCCAGATGTGAACCCAAGGCATTTGCAGCTAGATTGTTCCTTAACGCTGCTCACTGCCATAGCAGCAGGGAAATTTGGTCCTGAGTGGCACAAGTTCAGCCACACCCAGCAAGTCAAAGCCTATGCACAGGATGTCAGGCATCTAAGGAAGTGGCCGCAAGGGTAG